DNA sequence from the Streptomyces sp. MST-110588 genome:
AGGCCGATGGTGCCGACCTGGACGATGTCCTCCATCGGTTCGCTGCGGGAGCGGAACCGGGAGGCCGCGAACTTCACCAGTGCGAGGTTGAGTTCTACCAGGGTGTTGCGGACGTACGCGTATTCGTGGGTGCCTTCTTCGAGTGATTCCAGTCGCTCGAAGAGCGTCTTCGACAAGGCCCTCGCGTCCACCGGGCCCACCTGGTCGAACGGCGGGATCTCGGGCAGGCCGTCGGTCTCGGGGAATCCCAGCACGTCCGATTCGGGCGGTTCGACGTGGGTCTGCTGGGAAGGAATCTGCTGGAACGGGGCGGGCGGGGGTGTCGACGACGCGTTCTGCCGGGTGTGCTCGGTGCGCAATTCGTCGAGCCGGGGTGACATGGTCTCCTCCATCGTTCTCGGCATATGGCTGCCGATGCCTCTACGTGAAGCTGCGGTGTGCGGCGCCTCCAAAGCCGGCCGGGTCGAATGTGTCCCTCTACGCCTACCTGCCTTTCCCTGAAGATGGCAAGTGCGTGTTGTCCGTATTTGGAACTGGATGCGCATTGTTCGGCTACCGAAGCGCGTATCAAAGGCGTAGGGTTCACTGAGCGCAGTGGTGAACAACCAGACAGCGAGACAGCAAGAGAGGTGCGCGCGCATGGACCGCGGGACGGTCGGCAGTGCAAGCCGGGGCCGGCTTCATGTCGAGATCCGGCATCACGGTGCGAGCGCGGTCGTGACCGCCGCGGGTGAGCTCGATCACCACACCGCGGACCTGTTGCGTGAATCACTGGAAAGCTGCGTCGCCGACGGCTTCGCGCGGCTGGTCGTGGACTGCTCGCGGCTGGAGTTCATGGACTCGACCGGTCTGAACGTACTACTGGGGGCCCGCCTGAAGGCGGAGGCCGAGGGGGGCGCGGTTCATTTGGCCGGAATGCGGTCCGTGGTGGCCAGGGTCTTCGAGATCACCGGCGCGGAAGCGGTCTTCACCGTGCACGACTCCCTCGATGCGGCCCTCGCCGACTGACGATGGAGGCGGGGGTGAGGGAACGGCGGTGTCCGCGAAGGCCGCTTCCCCGGACGCGTTGGCCGCGTCACAACTTCTGTGCCCAAGAAGTGGGTGTTCTCACGGTCCGGTCGGGCAGGAGACATCTGAATCTGTTGAATCTGTCAGGTAACCGTTGACCGTGAAATGGCGAATCGGTGAGGTGAAGCGCTGATGAGCACCACCCGGCCGTACCCGCCGGGCGACCTGGGTCCGGAGCCGGGCCCCCATGGCCCTGGCGGCATGGGTGCCCCCGTCGCCGGCGCTCCCTCCGATTCCCTCGCCCCGGTGCCGGTCGGCCAGATCCGCAGGCTGCGCCTCACCGGTGTCGCCGGGGCCGTCGTACGCGCCCGGGACTTCGCCCGGGAGGCCCTGCACGACTGGGGATGGCTGCCGGCCGAGGCCGCCGACCGGCGGGCCGCCGCCGAGGACGTCCTGCTCGTGGTCTCCGAACTCGTCACCAACGCCTGTCTGCACGCCGAAGGCCCCGAGGAGCTGCGGCTGCGCTGCGACAGCAAGAAGCTGCGGCTGGAGGTCACCGACCTCGGGGCGGGCTCGCCCGCACCCCGCACCCCGCACCGCGCCGGCCGGCCCGGCGGACACGGCATGTTCATCGTGCAGCGGCTGTGCCTGGACTGGGGGGTCGTACGCAACCCGGACGGCGCCGGAAAGACGGTGTGGGCGGAGCTGGCCGCTCCGGCGTAGCCCGCGCCGTGCGGTCCGTGGCCGGCAGGCCGCGGTCCGTGACCGGCGATCCGCGGTCCGTGGTTCCCGGCGCGCCGGGCCGTACGCGGGTTCTGCTGTTCCGTCGCCCGTCGCCCGTCGCCCGTCGCCCGTCGCCCGTCGCCCGTCGCCCGTCGCCCGTCGCCCGCCGCCCGCCGCCCATTGCATCGCCCGTTCTTCCGCCTCGCGTTCCGGACCCCATTCCGGCCCGGTCCCGCTTCCCGCCCCCGCGGGCCTTTCCGTTCCCCTTCTCATGGTTCTCATGGAACCCTCCTGTCCCACGACCGGAGCGATCCGGCCTGTTCTGTGACTTCCCTCGACAAGGTCCCCGGCGTACCTTGAGCGACTCCATCTGATGTGCCGTCAGGAACATCGGGCGGCGCGCACTCGCGAGAAGGGGAGCTCGGTGTGACCCGCTTCCACGAACAGCACGGCAGGCGCCCCCGCCGCGCGGCCGGCCTGGCCGCGACCGTGGCACTGACGGCGGGATCCGCGGTCTGCCTCACCGCACCGGCCGCGCACGCCCAGGTGGTCGGCGTCAACTACCAGTGCAAGACGCCCATCGGCAGCAAGGGCGCGGTCTCGCCCATCGACATCAAGAGCACCCGCAGCGGCAGCGGCTACCGGCTCGTGATGTCCTTCCAGAAGGGCGTCTCCTCCAGCCCGGTCGAACTGGGCGCGGGCGCCATGAAGCCGAGCGCGCTCATCAAGCTGGGCGGCGCGGAGAGCGGCACCGTACCGGTGTCGGGGCCGCCCAACGACAAGGCGGTTCCCGCCAACACGCCCATCAAGATCAGCGATCTGAGCGGTACATACACCCCGAAGAAGAGCGGCGAGGTCACCTTCACGGCCGGCACGCTCACCATCTCGGCGCTGGGCACGACCACCACCTGTACGCCGAGCAACAACCCTAGGCCCTCGCTCACGCTGGACGTCAAGGAATCGGGCGGCTCCGGCGGCGGCACGTCCGCGGGCTCCGGCTCCTCCGGCGGTTCCTCCTCCGCGGGCTCCGGCTCCTCCTCCGCGGGGACCTCCGCCGGTGAGCAGCTTCCGCAGACCGGCCCGGCCGACTCCGCCGTCGCCCTGGGCACACTCGGCGGAACCGTCCTGCTCGCCGGGGCGGCCGGGGCACTGTGGCTCTCCCGCCGCCACAAGGCGTAGCCCCCGCCGGACCGGGCCCCGGCAGGGCGCCCGCACGGGTCCGCACGCTCCGCCGGGCAGCCGCCGTGTGCGCGGCTTCGGCCCTCCTCGCACTCCCCGCGACAAGCACCACGGCGGCGGCGGAGGACCGGCCCGCCGCCCCACGGACCTCCGTGGCGGACGACCACCCCTCCGTAGGGCTCTCCGGAAAGGAGGCGGCCAAGGGCGGCACCGTCACCGTCACGGGCCGGGGCTGGCGACCCCGGGCGCTGCTGACGGTCCTGATCTGCGGGCAGAACATGGCCGGCGGCACCGACACCTGCGCCAACGGTGCCGGCCGGGCCGTGACCACCGGCGGCGACGGCTCCTTCCGCAGGTCCCTCCCGGTGGCCGAGCCGCCCCGGCCCTGCCCCTGCGTCGTCCATGTCGCCACCGTCACCGGCCCGGCCGCCTCCGCCGCCACCGCCTTGCGCATCACCGGCCACCCGGTCGCCCCCGTACCCCGCGAGCCGGACGGGGCCCCGCTGACCGCACTCGCCCCGCCGCGCCTGGAGGGCAGCAGCGGCCTGCTGACCTGGTTCGGCGCGCCGCCACGGCGCCGGCTGGTGGTGACCGTCGGCAACCGGACCCCGGACCCGGTCAGGAACCCGGTCTTCGAGGTCGGCGTCGCGCACGGCGTCTACGCCCCGGCCTGGGAGGAGCAGCAGTGGCGGGGCACCGTCCCCGCAGGCGGGCGGGCGCGGATCAGCCTGCCGGTCGAGCTGGCGGCGGGCGCGCACGGCGACTACTACGTCTCCCTGAAGCACGCCGGCAAGATCCTGGCCGAGCAGCCCTGGGGCGTCGGCCGGCCGTGGGGCGTAACGCTGTTCCGGCTGCTGCTGTGCCTCGTCGTCCCGGCCGCGGTCTTCCGCATCGGGATGGCGGCCGTGGACCGCCTGCGCCCCCGGGACGCGGCACCCCCGGCCCGTACGCGGGGCGGCCGGTCCCGTACGCCGCAACCGGACCGCACACCGCGCAGGCCCCGTACGCGCCCCTCCGGGCGGCACCGGAGCCCCCGCACCTAGCCGACCGCCCCACCGGGACCGGCAAGCGGCCCCGACAGCAGCCCCGACAGCAGCCCCGACAACGGCCCCGCGCACGCGAAAGGGCCCGGCACCCTCAGGTGCCGGGCCCTCCTCACGTACAGAAGGCGTCCGCGGTCCGCGTCAGCGCACGTCGCCCATCTGCTCGTTGATCCGCTTGCGGTACATGTAGACGGCGAGGCCGGCTCCGGTCGCGAGCACGCCCTCGACTATCAGCGCGCCCATTCCCACCAGGTCGGCGCCGCCGATGGTGGCGAGGCTGATGACGCTGTCACCGGCGGTGTTGGCCAGGAACCACACGCCCATCATCTGGCTGGCGTACTTCGCCGGGGCCAGCTTGGTGGTCACCGACAGGCCGACGGGGGAGACGCACAGCTCACCCATGGTCTGGAGGCCGTAGACGGTGATCAGCCACATCGGGCTGACCTTGGTGCCGTCCTCGGACATCAGCATCGGGATGACGAAGAAGAAGTACGAGAAGCCGATGAGGACCATGCCCATGGTGAACTTCACCGTGGTGTTGGGCTCCTTGCTGCGGCGGGACAGCGCCAGCCAGGCCGAGGCGAAGACCGGGGCCAGTGCCAGCACCCACAGCGGGTTGACCGCCTGGAAGTACGAGGACGGGAAGCCCAGGCCGAAGATCGTGTCGGCGGTGTTCTTCTCGGCGAAGATGCTCAGCGTGGAGCCGGCCTGGTCGAAGATCATCCAGAACAGGGCGGCTGCGACGAAGATCCAGACGTAGCTGCTGACCTTGCTCTGCTCGGCAGCCGTCAGCTCCTTGTCCCGCTTGATGCGGAACATCACCACGAACGGGGTGATGATGCCGATCAGGGCGAGCGGGATCAGCGCCCAGTTGATGGAGAAGAGCCCGGCGCCGCCGACGACACCGTAGAAGACGGCGACGATCGCGAGCCACATCAGGCCCTTGAGCAGCCAGCTCTTGCGCTCCTGCGCCGACAGCGGGGTCGGGACCTGGCTGCTCTTGACGTTCAGGTGCTTGGTGCCTATCAGGAACTGGATCAGACCCAGCGCCATACCGACCGCCGCTATACCGAAGCCCAGGTGCCAGTTGACGCTCTGGCCGATGCCGCCGATGACCAGCGGGGCGGCGAAGGACCCGATATTGATGCTCATGTAGAAGACGGTGAAGCCACCGTCCCGGCGCGGGTCCTTCGGGCCGTTGTAGAGGTGGCCCACCATCGTGGAGATGTTGGACTTCAGCAGACCCGAGCCGAGGGCCACCATCGCCAGGCCGATGTAGAACGACGGGCCCGGGAGCGCGAGCACGACATGGCCCGCGATGACGACGGAAGAGCCGATGATGACCGTCTTACGGGGTCCCCAGACACGGTCACCGAACCAGCCACCGGGCATGGCGAGCAGGTAGACCATCGCCATGTAGACGCCGTAGATCGCCAGAGCGCTGGACTCGGTGATCCCCAGACCGCCGCCCTGCGAGCCGTCCTTGGCATCGGGACCGCCGGCGATCAGGTACAGGACGAGGAGCGCCCTCATGCCGTAGAAGCTGAACCGCTCCCACATCTCGGTCATGAAGAGGGTGGCCAGGCCGCGGGGGTGGCCGAAGAAGGTCTTGCCGCCGGTGTCAGGGGTTCCCTGCTCGGCCGCGTCCTTCGTCAGGCTGGACGCCATGGTGCTTCCTTGGTGTGCTCGGGACGCGTGGGGAGACCGCAGCGCGCCCGGGTCGGTTGACCGGCACCGGCGCCGTACCGCCCGGCCCCCACGCCCGAGGGGTCCACGCGACGCCACACGAGGAGGAATCGGCAGAGCGGTCGTACACCGGGATCCCACGCCCCCGTGCTTGCTCTGCGCGGCGGACCCGGTCGAAGGTCATTCTCTGCGGTACCGGGGCGGGTGGTTCCGGCCCCGCACACCACAGGGACCTATGACGTTGGTGGTGTCATCGGTCTCGGAGGTGAGGTTGTGCCACAGACGTTCCGACACCATACGTCCCGCATAGGTACCAGTGGGGCGAGTGAGACAACGCTCACACCGGCTTCCGGGAACCGTCCGCCGTCCGTTATCCGACTGCGCGCACGCCCGACCACGGACCGTACTCACCGGCGATCATGAACGCCGCGGACCGTGACCATGAACCGTGCGCACCTGTGACCGGGAACCGCGCACCCGTCTGCCGTCCTCCGGCGGGGCCGCCCGGCCCTGCCCGGAGCCGGGACACATCGGACTACCATCGGCCCATGACCCGTGTACTGCTCGCCGAGGATGACGCGTCCATCTCGGAGCCGCTCGCCCGCGCCCTGCGCCGCGAGGGGTACGAGGTCGAGGTGCGCGAGGACGGCCCCACGGCGCTCGACGCCGGCCTCCAGGGGAACATCGACCTGCTCGTCCTCGATCTCGGCCTGCCCGGCATGGACGGCCTGGAGGTCGCCCGCCGGCTGCGCAACGAAGGCCACTCCTTCCCCATCCTGGTCCTCACCGCCCGCGCCGACGAGGTGGACACCGTCGTCGGCCTGGACGCCGGCGCCGACGACTACGTCACCAAGCCCTTCCGGCTCGCCGAACTGCTGGCACGGGTACGGGCCCTGCTGCGCCGCGGCTCCTCCGCCGAGCCCCAGCAGCCCCCCGCCACGGCGTACGGATCGACGTCGAGTCGCACCGTGCCTGGATGGGCGAGGAGGAACTCCAGCTCACGGCGAAGGAATTCGACCTGCTGAGGGTCCTGGTGCGGGACGCCGGCCGGGTCGTCACCCGCGACCAGCTCATGCGCGAGGTCTGGGACACCACCTGGTGGTCCTCCACGAAGACGTTGGACATGCACATCTCCTGGCTCCGCAAGAAGCTGGGTGACGATGCCGCCAACCCCCGCTACATCGCCACCGTCCGCGGTGTCGGCTTCCGCTTCGAGAAGAGCTGAGGCCCCTGCCGCCGGTGCCGCCGGGCGGGAAACCGACGAGAACGACCGAACTCCTGCCCGGAGGGCACCGTGCGCCGCCGCCTGATCAATTCCACGCTCGCC
Encoded proteins:
- a CDS encoding STAS domain-containing protein, producing the protein MDRGTVGSASRGRLHVEIRHHGASAVVTAAGELDHHTADLLRESLESCVADGFARLVVDCSRLEFMDSTGLNVLLGARLKAEAEGGAVHLAGMRSVVARVFEITGAEAVFTVHDSLDAALAD
- a CDS encoding ATP-binding protein — translated: MSTTRPYPPGDLGPEPGPHGPGGMGAPVAGAPSDSLAPVPVGQIRRLRLTGVAGAVVRARDFAREALHDWGWLPAEAADRRAAAEDVLLVVSELVTNACLHAEGPEELRLRCDSKKLRLEVTDLGAGSPAPRTPHRAGRPGGHGMFIVQRLCLDWGVVRNPDGAGKTVWAELAAPA
- a CDS encoding LPXTG cell wall anchor domain-containing protein produces the protein MTRFHEQHGRRPRRAAGLAATVALTAGSAVCLTAPAAHAQVVGVNYQCKTPIGSKGAVSPIDIKSTRSGSGYRLVMSFQKGVSSSPVELGAGAMKPSALIKLGGAESGTVPVSGPPNDKAVPANTPIKISDLSGTYTPKKSGEVTFTAGTLTISALGTTTTCTPSNNPRPSLTLDVKESGGSGGGTSAGSGSSGGSSSAGSGSSSAGTSAGEQLPQTGPADSAVALGTLGGTVLLAGAAGALWLSRRHKA
- a CDS encoding oligopeptide:H+ symporter encodes the protein MASSLTKDAAEQGTPDTGGKTFFGHPRGLATLFMTEMWERFSFYGMRALLVLYLIAGGPDAKDGSQGGGLGITESSALAIYGVYMAMVYLLAMPGGWFGDRVWGPRKTVIIGSSVVIAGHVVLALPGPSFYIGLAMVALGSGLLKSNISTMVGHLYNGPKDPRRDGGFTVFYMSINIGSFAAPLVIGGIGQSVNWHLGFGIAAVGMALGLIQFLIGTKHLNVKSSQVPTPLSAQERKSWLLKGLMWLAIVAVFYGVVGGAGLFSINWALIPLALIGIITPFVVMFRIKRDKELTAAEQSKVSSYVWIFVAAALFWMIFDQAGSTLSIFAEKNTADTIFGLGFPSSYFQAVNPLWVLALAPVFASAWLALSRRSKEPNTTVKFTMGMVLIGFSYFFFVIPMLMSEDGTKVSPMWLITVYGLQTMGELCVSPVGLSVTTKLAPAKYASQMMGVWFLANTAGDSVISLATIGGADLVGMGALIVEGVLATGAGLAVYMYRKRINEQMGDVR